A DNA window from Aneurinibacillus sp. REN35 contains the following coding sequences:
- a CDS encoding serine hydrolase domain-containing protein, whose amino-acid sequence MSIIPIVWGTLLCFEENKTEAHINNKLHEIDQYVQAKLEKNNIPGASIAITHNDTVIFINGYGRTANHHRITADTPFPIASLSKAFTALSVMQLVEEGKIELDKPFNEYVPSFKINDPRGSKITPRHLLNHTSGLTDKVYPDMTLDPQPQSFQEVIQLLKNVSLASEPGKEYQYNNTNYQLLALLVEVVSKKKFSEYMEQHIFASLGMKQTFNVANTKELNKSNKVVGGHYFLFGKPVAKDEPDWFVDGPAGMVSSAKDMAKWLLIQSNDGMHNNNQLLSSNGIQAMHMPTSSKISYGMGWNIFEDDEGEKQTQHSGILWTYKSEALILPTEGYGIVMLFNSGLNSFVDYYSFIDGIAKILTNQSPDETFYNNQLFEIVAGALIIVAIVLGIRQLLRLHRGVEKVKTRPKWRSALYLVLRLIPVCLLIFLPKLLTFIGGGRVISWEGIILMMPSIFILLVIVSLFNLMIVIFRVMYR is encoded by the coding sequence TTGTCAATCATTCCAATTGTTTGGGGAACTTTGTTGTGTTTTGAGGAAAATAAAACCGAAGCACACATAAATAATAAACTGCATGAAATTGACCAATATGTTCAAGCAAAACTGGAAAAGAACAATATTCCTGGTGCATCTATTGCGATTACTCATAATGATACGGTTATTTTTATAAATGGCTATGGAAGAACTGCAAATCATCATCGGATTACAGCGGATACGCCATTTCCTATCGCTTCATTAAGCAAAGCTTTTACAGCATTATCTGTCATGCAGCTTGTAGAGGAGGGAAAGATCGAATTAGATAAGCCTTTTAATGAATATGTACCATCGTTTAAAATAAACGATCCAAGAGGTTCGAAAATTACTCCACGGCATTTATTGAATCATACTAGTGGTTTAACTGATAAGGTGTACCCCGATATGACTCTTGATCCCCAGCCTCAATCATTTCAAGAAGTAATCCAGCTATTAAAAAATGTATCCCTCGCAAGTGAACCTGGAAAGGAATATCAGTACAATAACACGAATTATCAACTGCTTGCACTTCTCGTAGAGGTTGTTAGTAAAAAGAAATTTTCGGAGTATATGGAGCAACACATCTTTGCCTCATTAGGGATGAAACAAACCTTTAATGTCGCAAATACGAAAGAACTTAATAAAAGTAACAAAGTAGTTGGTGGGCATTATTTTTTATTTGGCAAACCAGTGGCCAAAGATGAACCGGATTGGTTTGTAGACGGGCCTGCAGGAATGGTTTCAAGTGCAAAGGATATGGCTAAGTGGTTACTTATACAATCAAACGATGGTATGCATAATAATAACCAGCTCCTTAGCAGCAACGGGATTCAAGCCATGCACATGCCGACAAGCTCTAAGATATCTTATGGAATGGGCTGGAATATCTTCGAGGATGATGAGGGTGAAAAACAGACCCAGCATAGCGGAATTTTATGGACATATAAATCAGAAGCATTGATATTGCCAACTGAAGGCTATGGAATTGTGATGCTATTCAATAGTGGATTGAATTCGTTTGTTGATTATTATTCCTTTATCGATGGCATAGCAAAAATTTTAACAAACCAATCACCGGATGAGACTTTTTATAACAATCAACTTTTTGAGATAGTAGCAGGGGCGTTAATTATCGTAGCCATTGTTTTGGGGATTCGCCAACTACTGCGTTTACATCGTGGGGTGGAGAAAGTTAAAACCCGACCAAAATGGCGGTCTGCACTTTATCTGGTGTTACGATTGATTCCTGTATGCTTATTGATTTTCTTGCCGAAACTGCTGACGTTTATTGGGGGTGGGAGAGTAATTAGCTGGGAAGGAATTATCCTGATGATGCCGAGCATTTTTATCTTGCTTGTAATTGTGTCATTATTCAATCTTATGATTGTTATTTTTCGAGTAATGTATAGATAA
- a CDS encoding YwqG family protein, with product MNKNNFLEVIEQSDIASHKEYLGQVLRPAIDILKNKDAKPRLGCSRFGGAPDLPIGSEWPTYEGKPYRFLGQINFAEIPSTEANLPSKGILSLFVAGTNPDGDCYLETYEDGYIHAIYIPESTKLETIFPLRSDIGKPTVIEFSPTIDIPYDEYQVNDWPFEEDQNDIYTEIRDSLHKSSDYLLGYPSYCSLAYDPTPGAEWIPLLTIDSDDDLEWCWHDGDKLMIFIETERLRNLDFSRLKSDAG from the coding sequence ATGAATAAGAACAATTTTTTAGAGGTGATTGAACAGTCAGATATCGCAAGCCATAAAGAATATCTAGGTCAAGTTTTGAGACCAGCAATTGATATATTAAAGAATAAAGATGCCAAACCACGATTGGGCTGCAGCCGTTTTGGTGGAGCCCCCGATTTACCGATTGGTAGCGAATGGCCTACCTATGAGGGGAAGCCTTATCGCTTCCTTGGTCAAATTAATTTTGCAGAAATTCCATCAACTGAAGCAAATTTGCCATCGAAAGGAATCCTAAGTCTTTTTGTAGCAGGTACTAATCCTGATGGTGACTGTTATCTGGAGACGTATGAGGACGGATATATTCATGCTATATACATCCCTGAATCTACGAAGCTAGAGACTATATTCCCGCTGCGTTCTGATATTGGCAAGCCTACTGTGATTGAGTTTTCCCCGACGATTGATATCCCTTATGACGAATACCAGGTGAATGATTGGCCTTTCGAGGAAGATCAGAATGACATATACACTGAAATACGTGATTCTTTACATAAAAGTTCAGATTATCTTCTAGGCTACCCTTCATATTGCTCACTAGCATATGATCCAACACCTGGAGCAGAATGGATTCCACTGCTAACAATTGATTCAGATGATGATCTTGAGTGGTGCTGGCATGACGGCGACAAATTGATGATATTTATCGAAACAGAACGACTGAGGAATTTAGATTTTAGTAGGCTAAAGTCTGATGCAGGCTAA
- a CDS encoding VOC family protein: MNKKVQKISANLWFDTQAEDAATFYTSIFKNSKIGRITRRGKEGYEIHGIAEGTVMTVEFQLEEQKFVALNGGPQFKFTEAISFIVNCDDQEELDYYWERLSEGGDETAQVCGWLKDKYGVSWQIIPAILTEMISDPDVEKSERVMKALLQTSKIDIETLKQAYEG; encoded by the coding sequence ATGAATAAAAAAGTTCAGAAAATCTCAGCGAATTTGTGGTTTGATACGCAAGCCGAAGATGCAGCCACGTTCTATACGTCTATCTTTAAAAATTCGAAGATCGGAAGAATAACTCGTCGTGGTAAAGAAGGGTATGAAATTCATGGTATAGCAGAGGGAACGGTAATGACCGTGGAATTTCAATTGGAAGAACAAAAATTCGTAGCGTTAAATGGTGGTCCGCAATTCAAATTCACAGAGGCAATATCTTTTATCGTTAATTGTGATGATCAAGAAGAATTGGACTATTATTGGGAAAGGCTTTCCGAAGGCGGGGATGAAACGGCTCAAGTGTGCGGTTGGCTGAAGGATAAGTACGGCGTGTCGTGGCAAATTATTCCCGCCATACTAACTGAGATGATAAGCGATCCTGACGTAGAAAAATCAGAAAGGGTTATGAAGGCCCTTCTCCAAACAAGTAAAATCGACATAGAAACATTAAAACAGGCGTATGAAGGCTAG
- a CDS encoding leucine-rich repeat protein — MKKGGSKGCKIAAWSAVLMVLLLGIWSGTGMREAKAATHGDFTYTENSNGTAKITFYNGSGGDVVIPSKVGPSSDLTVTEIGTRAFSRRNVTSVTIPDSVITIHDHAFSINQLTSVTIPDSVTHIGGYAFSENQLTNVTILGNLISMGERTFQKNQLGSLTLPDSVTTIGYGAFEDNRLTSVTLPADLTSLGPYAFARNQLTSVTIPNRVTKIGEGTFTNNRLASVTIPDSVTSLGYLAFAHNELTSVTIPARVNSIDEVAFLNNRLTEAIIEGPSTRISTNSFNNNSSPIMVGYQNIKNYASSQGFGYKEIVSVSFQPNGDSSWAQSHSTDVDVVSSYITGIQAYQWTKAEARPNSSGWQEFSSGDTISTPSEAGSLVLHVRFKDRNGYESFYYSNRFNVDQSPPVIQLSTGASSPSNQNVAITATIDDPHSGLQLTKWASGTQPLSYFSAGGGTSFTKSFNVTDNGTYTVYARDNVGNEAVETIVVSYDGDFEYADNKDGTATIVSYKGSGGNIVIPSKVSDADLIVTAIGENAFKSKNVTNVTIPALVTSIDQQAFMGNPTLIMVGYENIRNYASSHNFGYKEIVSVSFQPKGHSNWAPTHSTDVEVVSYIAGTQAYQWTKTEEQPNSSGWQEFSSGDTISTSSETGSLVLHVRFKDENEYESLYHSDSFNVDQSPPTIHLTSSSANQNATITAKIDDSHSGLELTKWASGAQPLSYFSTGGGTSFTSSFEVKKNGTYTVYARDNAGNKAVETIAINNIGNNGGSGGSGGLGGDGRSGSGNNLGVITSTNGTITIPVGSSGEVHLGGEVVIKAPNGAAEQELRITIEKLIATSVPLTDQEQLVSQPFEVLKNFNNNFKKPVTLSIKFDPAKVGKNQKIALYYYDEEKKRWVEIGGQINDEWITAQVDHFTKFAVLAVDIKKDGSKATPKQPEPTFTDIIGHWGERSIIRAAAQKHVSGYPDGTFKPDNPISRAEFMVMLVGALKLEGSGTSLTFKDQAKIGSWAKQAVALAVEAGIVSGYEDGSLRPDAPITRAETASMIARAQEISLDANARSGFTDDEDIPNWAKGAVEAMRKLGIVSGRGDNKFSPNDTTTRAEAVVMLLRMLEYKNE; from the coding sequence GTGAAAAAAGGTGGCAGTAAAGGGTGCAAAATAGCAGCATGGTCTGCAGTACTAATGGTGCTTTTGCTTGGTATTTGGTCGGGAACGGGCATGCGCGAAGCGAAGGCGGCAACACATGGGGATTTTACGTACACGGAGAACAGTAATGGAACGGCAAAGATTACTTTTTATAATGGAAGCGGAGGGGATGTTGTCATTCCTTCAAAGGTGGGCCCTTCTAGCGATTTGACAGTGACTGAAATAGGGACTCGCGCTTTTTCTCGAAGGAATGTAACGAGCGTGACCATTCCGGACAGCGTAATCACCATACATGATCATGCTTTTTCGATTAATCAATTAACGAGCGTGACCATTCCAGACAGTGTAACCCACATAGGTGGATATGCGTTTAGCGAAAACCAATTAACGAACGTCACCATTCTGGGCAATTTAATCAGCATGGGCGAACGTACTTTTCAAAAAAACCAGTTAGGAAGCCTGACACTTCCGGACAGTGTAACCACGATAGGTTATGGTGCTTTTGAGGATAACCGATTAACGAGCGTGACGCTTCCGGCCGATTTAACTAGCTTAGGCCCTTATGCTTTTGCTCGTAATCAATTAACAAGCGTGACTATTCCGAATCGTGTAACCAAAATAGGTGAAGGTACCTTTACTAATAACAGATTAGCGAGTGTGACCATTCCAGACAGTGTAACCAGCTTAGGTTATCTGGCTTTTGCGCATAACGAATTAACGAGTGTGACCATTCCGGCCCGTGTAAACAGCATAGATGAAGTTGCTTTTTTGAATAACAGGCTAACGGAAGCCATTATCGAAGGACCATCGACGAGAATTTCTACAAATTCTTTTAACAATAACTCATCCCCGATCATGGTCGGTTACCAGAATATCAAAAATTACGCTTCCTCACAAGGATTTGGCTATAAGGAAATCGTGTCCGTATCTTTCCAGCCAAATGGCGATTCAAGCTGGGCGCAATCTCACTCAACTGATGTGGATGTTGTGTCATCCTATATCACTGGCATACAGGCATACCAATGGACAAAAGCAGAAGCTAGACCGAATTCCAGCGGCTGGCAAGAATTTTCAAGCGGAGATACGATTTCTACACCTTCAGAGGCCGGGAGCTTGGTTTTGCATGTTCGCTTTAAAGATAGGAATGGATATGAATCATTCTATTATTCGAACAGGTTCAATGTGGATCAATCGCCGCCCGTTATCCAGTTAAGCACGGGAGCATCCTCCCCATCCAATCAGAATGTGGCCATAACAGCTACCATTGATGATCCGCATAGCGGACTCCAATTAACGAAGTGGGCAAGCGGAACACAGCCTCTATCCTACTTCTCAGCCGGCGGCGGAACTAGCTTTACCAAAAGCTTTAACGTTACGGATAACGGAACATATACCGTATATGCGCGGGACAATGTCGGGAACGAAGCGGTGGAAACCATTGTGGTCAGTTACGATGGAGATTTTGAATACGCAGATAATAAAGATGGGACGGCGACCATTGTTTCCTATAAGGGAAGCGGAGGGAATATTGTCATTCCTTCAAAGGTAAGCGATGCTGATTTAATCGTAACTGCCATTGGGGAAAACGCATTTAAAAGCAAGAATGTAACGAACGTGACCATTCCGGCTCTTGTAACCAGCATAGATCAACAAGCGTTTATGGGCAACCCTACATTGATCATGGTCGGTTACGAGAATATCCGCAATTACGCCTCCTCACATAATTTCGGATATAAAGAAATCGTGTCTGTATCTTTCCAACCAAAGGGTCATTCAAACTGGGCGCCAACTCATTCTACTGATGTAGAGGTTGTGTCATATATTGCTGGTACACAAGCTTACCAATGGACAAAAACAGAAGAGCAGCCGAATTCCAGCGGCTGGCAAGAATTTTCCAGCGGAGATACGATTTCTACATCTTCAGAGACCGGAAGCTTGGTTTTACATGTTCGTTTTAAGGATGAGAATGAATATGAATCACTCTATCATTCGGATAGTTTCAATGTGGATCAATCGCCGCCCACTATCCACTTAACATCCTCTTCAGCAAATCAGAACGCTACAATCACAGCGAAAATTGATGACTCGCATAGTGGACTCGAATTGACGAAGTGGGCGAGCGGAGCGCAGCCTCTATCCTACTTTTCAACCGGCGGTGGAACCAGCTTTACCAGCAGCTTTGAGGTCAAGAAGAATGGAACATACACGGTGTATGCGCGGGACAATGCCGGAAACAAAGCGGTGGAAACAATTGCGATTAATAACATAGGCAACAACGGTGGTTCGGGCGGTTCAGGTGGTTTGGGCGGTGATGGTCGTAGTGGTTCAGGCAACAATCTTGGTGTCATTACATCAACTAATGGAACCATTACGATTCCGGTTGGAAGTTCCGGGGAAGTACATCTAGGCGGGGAGGTCGTCATTAAAGCTCCCAATGGGGCTGCTGAACAAGAACTGCGTATCACGATCGAAAAGCTGATTGCTACGTCTGTCCCCTTAACCGATCAAGAACAGCTCGTCAGTCAACCCTTTGAAGTCTTGAAAAACTTTAACAATAACTTTAAGAAGCCGGTCACACTATCGATCAAATTCGATCCAGCTAAAGTAGGCAAAAATCAGAAAATCGCTCTCTACTATTATGATGAAGAAAAGAAAAGGTGGGTAGAGATAGGAGGACAGATTAACGACGAATGGATCACTGCACAGGTGGACCACTTTACCAAATTTGCTGTTCTGGCCGTTGATATAAAAAAGGATGGTAGCAAAGCAACACCTAAACAGCCGGAGCCAACGTTCACTGACATTATCGGTCATTGGGGCGAGCGCTCCATTATTCGCGCAGCAGCGCAAAAGCATGTGAGCGGATATCCGGATGGAACGTTCAAACCGGATAACCCGATTAGCCGTGCTGAATTTATGGTCATGTTGGTGGGTGCGCTGAAATTGGAGGGATCAGGCACGTCACTTACCTTCAAGGATCAGGCTAAGATCGGATCATGGGCCAAACAAGCGGTCGCTCTCGCCGTAGAGGCGGGTATCGTAAGCGGGTACGAGGATGGTAGTTTGCGTCCGGATGCACCGATCACTCGCGCGGAGACGGCGTCAATGATCGCAAGAGCGCAAGAGATATCCCTTGACGCGAATGCACGAAGCGGCTTTACCGATGACGAAGATATTCCAAATTGGGCGAAAGGTGCGGTCGAAGCAATGCGTAAGCTAGGTATTGTCAGCGGCCGCGGCGACAACAAGTTCTCCCCGAACGATACGACAACGCGAGCAGAAGCAGTCGTAATGCTACTCAGAATGTTGGAATATAAAAACGAGTAA
- a CDS encoding response regulator transcription factor, with the protein MKHSKILIVDDDLHLCEIIRAYCENEGFQVAAAHNCDAASKLVEKFRPDLIVLDIMLTNENGIQWCQTVRNVTSAVIIFLSSRQEDEVKIRALTDGGDDYVTKPISPKVLIAKIKAHLRRTSAIATDRYLEFPGMTLDFVTQNVYLDGQFVELSKKEFGLLAHMAQSPNQIIDSSTLLQQIWGTNYLEDTRTVAVHISNLRKKIESDPSDPKWIVTVRGIGYRFTTG; encoded by the coding sequence ATGAAACATAGCAAAATACTCATTGTAGACGATGATCTTCACCTCTGTGAAATAATTCGAGCGTATTGCGAGAATGAAGGGTTTCAGGTTGCCGCAGCCCACAACTGCGACGCAGCAAGTAAGCTTGTTGAAAAATTCAGACCGGATTTGATTGTGCTCGATATTATGCTGACTAATGAGAACGGCATACAGTGGTGCCAGACGGTGCGCAACGTGACGAGCGCAGTCATTATTTTTCTGAGCAGCAGACAGGAAGACGAAGTGAAAATCCGTGCACTGACCGATGGTGGAGACGACTACGTGACGAAACCGATCAGTCCGAAAGTGTTGATTGCCAAAATCAAGGCGCACCTGCGACGTACGTCCGCTATCGCCACAGATCGGTATTTGGAGTTTCCCGGGATGACGCTCGATTTTGTCACGCAGAATGTTTATCTGGATGGTCAATTCGTAGAGCTGTCCAAGAAAGAATTCGGCTTACTGGCCCATATGGCGCAATCGCCTAATCAGATTATTGATTCTTCGACGCTGCTTCAACAGATTTGGGGCACGAACTACTTAGAAGATACAAGAACAGTGGCAGTTCATATCAGCAATCTCCGCAAGAAGATAGAATCCGACCCGTCTGATCCTAAATGGATCGTTACGGTACGAGGCATCGGTTATAGGTTCACAACAGGGTAA